A genomic segment from Echeneis naucrates chromosome 20, fEcheNa1.1, whole genome shotgun sequence encodes:
- the rps6ka3b gene encoding ribosomal protein S6 kinase alpha-3 isoform X1 translates to MPLAQLADPWQKMPLAGTAGEDAHHDPEDSVGEDDSMPACAEDVPIKEISITHHVKEGSEKADPRQFELRKVLGQGSFGKVFLVRKITGPDAGQLYAMKVLKKATLKVRDRVRTKMERDILVEVNHPFIVKLHYAFQTEGKLYLILDFLRGGDLFTRLSKEVMFTEEDVKFYLAELALALDHLHGLGIIYRDLKPENILLDEDGHIKLTDFGLSKESIDHENKAYSFCGTVEYMAPEVVNRRGHTHSADWWSYGVLMFEMLTGTLPFQGKDRKETMTMILKAKLGMPQFLSSEAQSLLRNLFKRNPANRLGAGPDGVEEIKRHQFFNTIDWNKLYRREIYPPFKPAAGRPDDTFYFDPEFTAKTPRDSPGVPPSANAHQLFRGFSFVAITEEETQPLPNNIVQQLHRSTSQFSDAYEIKEDIGIGSYSTCKRCIHKGTGMEYAVKIINKAKRDPTEEVEILLRYGQHPNIITLKDVYDDGRSVFLVTELMKGGELLDKILRQKFFSEREASAVLFTITKTVEYLHVQGVVHRDLKPSNILYVDESGNAESIRICDFGFAKQLRAENGLLMTPCYTANFVAPEVLKKQGYDAACDIWSLGVLLYTMLTGFTPFANGPEDTPEEILARIGSGKFCLSGGYWTSVSAEAKDLVSKMLHVDPHQRLTAGQVLRHPWVTHRDQLPKYTLNRQDAPHLVKGAMAATYSALNRNVPPVLEPVGCSTLAQRRGVKKITSTAL, encoded by the exons GAGGATGTGCCAATTAAGGAGATCAGTATCACACACCATGtgaaggagggatcagagaagGCCGACCCCCGACAGTTTGAGCTGCGTAAAGTCCTCGGACAAGGCTCCTTTGGCAAG gtgttcCTGGTGAGGAAGATCACGGGGCCTGATGCTGGTCAGCTTTATGCCATGAAGGTCCTGAAGAAAGCCACACTCAAAG TGCGTGACCGCGTCAGGActaagatggagagagacatcCTGGTGGAGGTCAACCATCCCTTCATCGTCAAGCTGCATTATG CGTTTCAGACGGAGGGGAAGCTCTACTTAATCCTGGACTTTCTCAGAGGAGGAGATCTTTTCACTCGTCTGTCTAAGGAG gtCATGTTCACTGAGGAGGATGTGAAATTTTATCTGGCTGAACTTGCTCTGGCACTTGATCACCTCCATGGCCTCGGCATCATTTACAGAGACCTCAAGCCTGAGAA caTCCTGCTCGATGAGGATGGCCACATCAAGCTGACCG ACTTTGGCCTCAGCAAAGAGTCAATAGACCACGAGAACAAAGCCTACTCCTTCTGTGGGACGGTGGAATACATGGCTCCTGAGGTGGTCAACAGgcggggacacacacacagcgctgACTGGTGGTCCTATGGTGTGCTCATG TTTGAGATGCTAACGGGAACGCTGCCGTTTCAGGGCAAAGACCGGAAAGAGACCATGACCATGATCCTCAA gGCCAAGCTGGGAATGCCACAGTTCCTGAGTTCGGAAGCACAGAGTCTCCTCAGGAACCTTTTCAAACGCAACCCTGCCAACAGATTAG GAGCCGGACCAGACGGAGTTGAGGAGATTAAGAGGCATCAATTTTTCAACACCATCGACTGGAAT AAACTGTACCGCAGAGAGATCTATCCTCCTTTCAAACCGGCTGCAGGACGACCTGACGACACTTTCTATTTTGATCCAGAGTTCACGGCCAAAACACCCAGAG ACTCTCCAGGCGTCCCTCCCAGCGCCAACGCCCACCAGCTCTTCAGAGGATTCAGCTTTGTGGCCATCACTGAGGAGGAAACTCAACCACTCCCCAACAACATCGTACAG caGCTTCACCGAAGCACATCGCAGTTCTCAGACGCCTACGAAATCAAGGAGGACATCGGCATCGGGTCCTACTCCACCTGCAAACGCTGCATCCACAAAGGAACCGGCATGGAGTACGCCGTCaag ATCATCAACAAGGCGAAGAGAGACCCGACGGAGGAGGTGGAGATCCTGCTGAGATACGGACAGCACCCCAACATCATCACCCTGAAGGAC GTGTACGATGACGGCCGTTCAGTCTTCCTGGTGACGGAGCTGATGAAAGGCGGCGAGCTGCTCGACAAAATCCTCCGACAGAAATTTTTCTCTGAGCGAGAAGCCAGCGCCGTTCTGTTCACCATCACCAAGACGGTGGAGTATCTGCACGTTCAGGGG GTTGTCCACAGAGACCTGAAGCCCAGCAACATCCTGTACGTGGACGAGAGTGGGAACGCCGAGTCCATCAGGATCTGCGACTTCGGCTTCGCCAAACAGTTGAGAGCGGAAAACGGCCTGCTGATGACACCGTGTTACACCGCCAACTTTGTGGCGCCCGAA GTGCTGAAGAAACAGGGATACGATGCTGCCTGTGACATCTGGAGTCTCGGAGTTCTGCTCTACACCATGCTGACCGG gTTCACTCCCTTTGCCAACGGTCCAGAGGACACCCCAGAGGAGATCCTGGCTCGTATCGGCAGCGGGAAGTTCTGTCTCAGTGGAGGATACTGGACGTCCGTCTCTGCTGAGGCGAAG GATCTGGTGTCAAAGATGCTGCACGTCGACCCCCACCAGCGTCTGACAGCGGGTCAGGTCCTCAGACACCCGTGGGTGACACACCGGGACCAGCTGCCTAAATACACCCTCAACAGGCAGGACGCACCGCATCTGGTCAAG GGTGCGATGGCAGCCACCTACTCAGCGCTCAACAGGAACGTCCCCCCGGTGCTGGAGCCGGTGGGCTGCTCCACTCTTGCCCAGCGGAGGGGGGTGAAGAAGATCACCTCTACTgctctgtga
- the rps6ka3b gene encoding ribosomal protein S6 kinase alpha-3 isoform X2, translating to MPLAQLADPWQKMPLAGTAGEDAHHDPEDSVGEDDSMPACAEDVPIKEISITHHVKEGSEKADPRQFELRKVLGQGSFGKVFLVRKITGPDAGQLYAMKVLKKATLKVRDRVRTKMERDILVEVNHPFIVKLHYAFQTEGKLYLILDFLRGGDLFTRLSKEVMFTEEDVKFYLAELALALDHLHGLGIIYRDLKPENILLDEDGHIKLTDFGLSKESIDHENKAYSFCGTVEYMAPEVVNRRGHTHSADWWSYGVLMFEMLTGTLPFQGKDRKETMTMILKAKLGMPQFLSSEAQSLLRNLFKRNPANRLGAGPDGVEEIKRHQFFNTIDWNKLYRREIYPPFKPAAGRPDDTFYFDPEFTAKTPRDSPGVPPSANAHQLFRGFSFVAITEEETQPLPNNIVQLHRSTSQFSDAYEIKEDIGIGSYSTCKRCIHKGTGMEYAVKIINKAKRDPTEEVEILLRYGQHPNIITLKDVYDDGRSVFLVTELMKGGELLDKILRQKFFSEREASAVLFTITKTVEYLHVQGVVHRDLKPSNILYVDESGNAESIRICDFGFAKQLRAENGLLMTPCYTANFVAPEVLKKQGYDAACDIWSLGVLLYTMLTGFTPFANGPEDTPEEILARIGSGKFCLSGGYWTSVSAEAKDLVSKMLHVDPHQRLTAGQVLRHPWVTHRDQLPKYTLNRQDAPHLVKGAMAATYSALNRNVPPVLEPVGCSTLAQRRGVKKITSTAL from the exons GAGGATGTGCCAATTAAGGAGATCAGTATCACACACCATGtgaaggagggatcagagaagGCCGACCCCCGACAGTTTGAGCTGCGTAAAGTCCTCGGACAAGGCTCCTTTGGCAAG gtgttcCTGGTGAGGAAGATCACGGGGCCTGATGCTGGTCAGCTTTATGCCATGAAGGTCCTGAAGAAAGCCACACTCAAAG TGCGTGACCGCGTCAGGActaagatggagagagacatcCTGGTGGAGGTCAACCATCCCTTCATCGTCAAGCTGCATTATG CGTTTCAGACGGAGGGGAAGCTCTACTTAATCCTGGACTTTCTCAGAGGAGGAGATCTTTTCACTCGTCTGTCTAAGGAG gtCATGTTCACTGAGGAGGATGTGAAATTTTATCTGGCTGAACTTGCTCTGGCACTTGATCACCTCCATGGCCTCGGCATCATTTACAGAGACCTCAAGCCTGAGAA caTCCTGCTCGATGAGGATGGCCACATCAAGCTGACCG ACTTTGGCCTCAGCAAAGAGTCAATAGACCACGAGAACAAAGCCTACTCCTTCTGTGGGACGGTGGAATACATGGCTCCTGAGGTGGTCAACAGgcggggacacacacacagcgctgACTGGTGGTCCTATGGTGTGCTCATG TTTGAGATGCTAACGGGAACGCTGCCGTTTCAGGGCAAAGACCGGAAAGAGACCATGACCATGATCCTCAA gGCCAAGCTGGGAATGCCACAGTTCCTGAGTTCGGAAGCACAGAGTCTCCTCAGGAACCTTTTCAAACGCAACCCTGCCAACAGATTAG GAGCCGGACCAGACGGAGTTGAGGAGATTAAGAGGCATCAATTTTTCAACACCATCGACTGGAAT AAACTGTACCGCAGAGAGATCTATCCTCCTTTCAAACCGGCTGCAGGACGACCTGACGACACTTTCTATTTTGATCCAGAGTTCACGGCCAAAACACCCAGAG ACTCTCCAGGCGTCCCTCCCAGCGCCAACGCCCACCAGCTCTTCAGAGGATTCAGCTTTGTGGCCATCACTGAGGAGGAAACTCAACCACTCCCCAACAACATCGTACAG CTTCACCGAAGCACATCGCAGTTCTCAGACGCCTACGAAATCAAGGAGGACATCGGCATCGGGTCCTACTCCACCTGCAAACGCTGCATCCACAAAGGAACCGGCATGGAGTACGCCGTCaag ATCATCAACAAGGCGAAGAGAGACCCGACGGAGGAGGTGGAGATCCTGCTGAGATACGGACAGCACCCCAACATCATCACCCTGAAGGAC GTGTACGATGACGGCCGTTCAGTCTTCCTGGTGACGGAGCTGATGAAAGGCGGCGAGCTGCTCGACAAAATCCTCCGACAGAAATTTTTCTCTGAGCGAGAAGCCAGCGCCGTTCTGTTCACCATCACCAAGACGGTGGAGTATCTGCACGTTCAGGGG GTTGTCCACAGAGACCTGAAGCCCAGCAACATCCTGTACGTGGACGAGAGTGGGAACGCCGAGTCCATCAGGATCTGCGACTTCGGCTTCGCCAAACAGTTGAGAGCGGAAAACGGCCTGCTGATGACACCGTGTTACACCGCCAACTTTGTGGCGCCCGAA GTGCTGAAGAAACAGGGATACGATGCTGCCTGTGACATCTGGAGTCTCGGAGTTCTGCTCTACACCATGCTGACCGG gTTCACTCCCTTTGCCAACGGTCCAGAGGACACCCCAGAGGAGATCCTGGCTCGTATCGGCAGCGGGAAGTTCTGTCTCAGTGGAGGATACTGGACGTCCGTCTCTGCTGAGGCGAAG GATCTGGTGTCAAAGATGCTGCACGTCGACCCCCACCAGCGTCTGACAGCGGGTCAGGTCCTCAGACACCCGTGGGTGACACACCGGGACCAGCTGCCTAAATACACCCTCAACAGGCAGGACGCACCGCATCTGGTCAAG GGTGCGATGGCAGCCACCTACTCAGCGCTCAACAGGAACGTCCCCCCGGTGCTGGAGCCGGTGGGCTGCTCCACTCTTGCCCAGCGGAGGGGGGTGAAGAAGATCACCTCTACTgctctgtga
- the LOC115060712 gene encoding zinc finger protein 652-like: MADLTSSEHLVVRGGAAGNRSWDSAGGMDQITVVRIDDTHIAEEQCHIGGKVKDEAGELYELEYSLPAEEVVVGEEEEDSVYVIEYSNPEEEGESYQFTMSVDRSLPPKRPNVKLPQVRENAAVPQPVTSRPARPRPRQEVQQKRKFVAEEEAREEEIVSNKSVLELGEDYSDVMGSGKQQLVCSLCPPPGRFFKRASGLAVHLKQMHLMEGRKTFFCTSCQQSVRTQIELDAHTRRHANQDAVFTCFLCTAGTENQNEGQPAAVTGFKGSRWGLKKHLEKEHPGVIPRCDICNKGFKTLVSYLADQFRHVGVSPFYCAKCQIYEMTERGLSVHIKNHDKKKRRQEMVENRLLTTGVSVSVDNSATDDSDF, encoded by the exons atGGCTGACCTG ACGTCGTCGGAGCACCTGGTGGTcagaggtggagcagcaggaaacaggtcCTGGGACAGTGCAGGCGGGATGGACCAGATAACTGTGGTCAGAATAGACGACACCCACATCGCCGAGGAGCAGTGTCACATCGGGGGGAAGGTCAAAGACGAGGCGGGCGAACTCTACGAGCTGGAGTACTCTCTTCCTGCGGAGGAGGTGGTTGTcggcgaggaagaggaggacagcgTTTACGTCATCGAGTATTCAAatcctgaggaggagggagagagttaCCAGTTCACCATGTCTGTGGACAGATCGCTCCCGCCAAAAAGGCCCAACGTCAAACTCCCACAGGTCAGAGAGAACGCTGCCGTGCCTCAGCCGGTGACATCCAGGCCTGCAAGGCCGAGGCCGAGACAGGAAGTCCAGCAGAAGAGGAAGTTTGTGGCGGAAGAGGAAGCGAGGGAGGAGGAGATAGTGAGCAACAAGAGTGTGTTGGAGCTCGGCGAAGACTACAGCGACGTGATGGGCTCCgggaaacagcagctggtgtgcTCGCTGTGCCCGCCACCCGGCCGCTTCTTCAAGAGGGCGTCCGGTCTGGCCGTCCACCTGAAACAGATGCACCTCATGGAGGGGAGGAAGACGTTCTTCTGCACGTCCTGCCAGCAGAGCGTTCGCACTCAGATCGAACTGGACGCCCACACACGACGCCACGCTAACCAGGACGCCGTCTTTACCTGCTTCCTCTGCACGGCGGGGACGGAGAACCAAAACGAGGGGCAGCCGGCGGCAGTGACGGGGTTCAAAGGGTCCAGGTGGGGCCTGAAGAAACACCTGGAGAAGGAGCATCCGGGCGTCATCCCTCGCTGCGACATCTGCAACAAAGGCTTCAAGACGCTGGTGTCGTACCTCGCCGACCAGTTCAGACACGTCGGAGTGTCGCCATTCTACTGCGCCAAGTGTCAGATCTACGAGATGACGGAGAGGGGTCTGAGTGTGCACATCAAGAACCACgacaagaagaagaggagacaggagatgGTGGAAAACCGCCTGCTGACCACCGGAGTCTCCGTCAGCGTCGACAACTCCGCCACGGACGACTCCGACTTCTGA
- the eif1axb gene encoding eukaryotic translation initiation factor 1A X-linked b, translating to MPKNKGKGGKNRRRGKNENESEKRELVFKEDGQEYAQVIKMLGNGRLEAMCFDGTKRLCHIRGKLRKKVWINTSDIILVGLRDYQDNKADVILKYNADEARSLKAYGELPEHAKINETDTFGPGDDDEIQFDDIGDDDEDIDDI from the exons ATGCCCAAAAATAAAG GTAAAGGAGGAAAGAATCGGCGACGTGGAAAGAACGAGAATGAATCTGAGAAGAGAGAGCTGGTGTTCAAAGAGGATGGACAGG AATACGCTCAGGTGATCAAAATGTTGGGGAACGGACGTCTGGAGGCCATGTGCTTTGATGGCACCAAGCGGCTTTGCCACATCAGAGGAAAACTCCGGAAAAAG gTTTGGATTAACACGTCAGACATCATCCTGGTCGGATTGAGAGATTATCAG gataACAAAGCTGATGTCATCCTCAAGTACAACGCAGATGAAGCTCGCAGTTTGAAAGCGTACGGAGAGCTGCCAGAGCACG CCAAAATCAACGAGACAGACACCTTTGGACCTGGAGACGACGATGAGATCCAGTTTGATGACattggtgatgatgatgaggacattgatgat aTCTAA